From the genome of Proteus vulgaris, one region includes:
- a CDS encoding metal ABC transporter permease: protein MNELIEFFIEPFQYPFMQRAIIAAIIIGIACAILSCYMVLKGWSLMGDAISHAVLPGVVLAYVTAIPLTVGAFLSGLFCSFATGYLKEHSRIKEDTVMGIVFSGMFAVGLVIFASVDTDQHLMHILFGNILGITPDVLTQISIICLITITIMLVKQKDFMLYCFDPNQARIVGLPVTLLHYGLLSILALTIVASMQAVGIILVVAMLISPGITAYLLTRSFSRMIMLAIIFSVASSVIGTFISFHIDGATGPCIVLTQAIFFIIALFCNQIKLAKIKRQTKPANA, encoded by the coding sequence ATGAATGAGCTAATTGAATTTTTCATTGAACCATTTCAATATCCTTTTATGCAACGGGCTATCATTGCCGCTATCATTATCGGGATCGCCTGCGCTATTTTATCTTGTTATATGGTTTTAAAGGGCTGGTCCTTGATGGGAGATGCTATCTCTCACGCTGTGTTACCCGGCGTAGTGCTTGCTTATGTCACTGCCATTCCATTAACGGTCGGTGCCTTTCTTTCTGGCTTGTTTTGCTCGTTTGCCACAGGCTATTTAAAAGAGCACAGTCGTATTAAAGAAGATACCGTGATGGGAATTGTATTTTCAGGTATGTTTGCCGTAGGTTTGGTTATTTTTGCCAGTGTCGATACAGACCAACATTTAATGCATATTTTATTTGGTAATATTCTGGGTATAACGCCAGATGTATTAACTCAAATTAGTATTATTTGTTTAATTACCATCACAATCATGCTAGTTAAGCAAAAAGATTTTATGCTTTATTGTTTCGATCCTAATCAAGCAAGGATCGTCGGTTTACCTGTTACCTTATTGCACTATGGCTTACTGTCTATTTTGGCATTAACTATCGTTGCTTCAATGCAGGCCGTTGGGATTATTTTAGTTGTCGCTATGCTTATTTCTCCGGGGATCACTGCGTATTTATTAACACGTAGTTTCTCTCGTATGATAATGCTAGCTATTATATTTTCTGTCGCATCCAGTGTGATTGGTACATTTATTAGTTTCCATATTGATGGAGCAACAGGCCCATGTATTGTGCTAACTCAAGCTATATTCTTTATTATTGCGTTATTCTGTAATCAGATTAAATTAGCAAAAATAAAGCGACAAACAAAACCCGCGAACGCCTGA
- the prc gene encoding carboxy terminal-processing peptidase, translating to MNKLLNVAFAIGLTLTGTSVVMAEKPATPAVATIDQLPELKQEPQHSTVSERVTSRFERSHYRQFSLDASFSEKIFNRYLNLLDYSHNVLLASDIAQFDKEKTKVGEYLKKGELQPLYDLFNLAQKRRFERFQYALDRINKPMDLTGQDKFELDRTKAPWPQTQAELDKLWDEKVKYDWLTLKLSEKTDSEIKETLTKRYKAALRRQTQSQSEDVFQIIMSAFAREIDPHTSYLSPRNTEAFDSEMSLSLEGIGAVLQMDDDYPMINSMVTGGPAAKSKELKVGDKIIAVGQQNKPMVDVVGWRLDDIVALIKGPKGSQVKLEVISDEKGAKPRTITIVREQIRLEDRAVKLTEKVINGDKVAILDIPSFYVGLTNDVKTQLQKVAKDNVSSLVIDLRGNGGGALTEAISLSGLFIPSGPVVQVRDNNGRVRQDFDRDDVVYYKGPLVVIVNRFSASASEIFAAAMQDYGRALIVGEQTFGKGTVQQYRPLTRVYDQMLSPDWPGLGSVQYTIQKFYRINGGSTQLKGVTPDLLLPSFDSAEMGESFEDNALPWDSISPASYQLSEYSDKLKTALAPLTEQHTKRIASDREFSYIFDDIQRYNDAKAKGEDKFVILNFAEREKENKELETIKLNRINERFKLEGKPLLKSLDDLPKDYEGPDPYLDETAKIAVDLSKVLKPKKLLN from the coding sequence ATGAACAAACTTTTAAATGTGGCTTTTGCAATCGGATTAACATTAACAGGTACTTCTGTTGTGATGGCTGAGAAACCAGCCACTCCAGCAGTGGCAACTATTGATCAGTTACCCGAATTAAAGCAAGAGCCACAACACTCTACTGTGAGCGAGCGAGTTACCTCTCGTTTTGAACGCTCTCATTATCGTCAGTTTTCGCTAGATGCGAGCTTTTCTGAAAAGATATTTAATCGCTATCTTAATTTATTAGACTATAGTCACAATGTATTGCTTGCGTCTGATATCGCCCAATTTGATAAAGAAAAAACTAAAGTGGGTGAATACCTGAAAAAAGGTGAGCTTCAACCCCTTTATGATCTCTTCAATTTAGCGCAAAAAAGACGTTTTGAACGTTTTCAATATGCGTTAGATCGTATCAATAAGCCAATGGATTTAACTGGTCAGGATAAGTTTGAGTTAGATAGAACGAAAGCACCATGGCCTCAAACTCAAGCTGAATTAGATAAGCTTTGGGATGAAAAAGTTAAATACGATTGGTTAACACTGAAATTATCTGAAAAAACAGACAGTGAAATTAAAGAAACGTTGACCAAGCGCTATAAAGCCGCTTTGCGTCGTCAAACACAAAGCCAAAGTGAAGACGTTTTTCAAATTATTATGTCGGCATTTGCCCGCGAAATTGATCCACATACCAGTTATTTATCACCAAGAAATACAGAAGCATTCGATTCTGAAATGAGTCTTTCATTAGAAGGCATCGGTGCTGTATTACAAATGGATGATGACTATCCTATGATCAACTCGATGGTGACCGGTGGACCGGCTGCAAAAAGCAAAGAGTTGAAAGTTGGTGATAAAATTATTGCTGTAGGCCAACAAAATAAACCGATGGTAGACGTTGTCGGTTGGCGACTTGATGATATTGTTGCCTTGATTAAAGGTCCAAAAGGTAGTCAAGTTAAGTTAGAAGTTATCTCTGATGAGAAAGGCGCTAAACCAAGAACAATCACGATAGTGAGAGAACAGATCCGTTTAGAAGACCGAGCTGTTAAATTGACAGAAAAAGTCATCAATGGTGATAAAGTCGCTATTTTAGATATTCCAAGTTTCTATGTTGGTCTAACTAATGATGTTAAAACTCAATTGCAAAAAGTAGCAAAAGATAATGTTTCGTCATTAGTTATTGATTTACGTGGTAACGGTGGTGGTGCTTTAACTGAAGCCATTTCACTGTCAGGATTATTTATTCCAAGTGGTCCTGTGGTGCAAGTTAGAGACAATAATGGTCGTGTACGACAAGATTTTGATAGAGACGATGTTGTTTATTACAAAGGCCCATTAGTTGTTATTGTGAACCGTTTTAGTGCTTCAGCTTCTGAAATTTTTGCGGCAGCCATGCAAGATTATGGACGTGCTTTGATTGTTGGTGAACAGACCTTTGGTAAAGGAACAGTTCAACAATATCGTCCTTTAACACGAGTTTACGATCAAATGCTTAGCCCTGATTGGCCAGGTTTAGGTTCAGTACAATACACTATCCAAAAATTCTATCGAATTAATGGTGGTAGTACTCAGCTTAAAGGGGTAACACCTGATTTATTATTACCAAGTTTTGATAGTGCTGAAATGGGCGAGAGCTTTGAAGATAACGCATTACCTTGGGATAGTATTTCTCCTGCTAGTTATCAGTTATCTGAATACTCAGATAAATTGAAAACAGCATTAGCACCATTAACGGAGCAGCATACTAAACGTATTGCAAGTGACAGAGAATTCTCATACATTTTTGATGATATTCAACGCTACAATGATGCTAAAGCAAAAGGTGAAGATAAATTTGTTATCCTGAATTTTGCTGAAAGAGAGAAAGAAAACAAAGAGCTAGAAACCATTAAATTAAATCGTATTAATGAGCGTTTTAAATTAGAAGGTAAGCCTTTGTTAAAATCACTTGATGATTTACCTAAGGATTATGAAGGGCCAGATCCTTATTTAGATGAGACCGCAAAAATTGCAGTTGATCTTTCAAAGGTACTTAAGCCGAAAAAACTATTAAATTAA
- the hxpB gene encoding hexitol phosphatase HxpB, which produces MSFKFPIEAAIFDMDGLLIDSEPFWQQAEHEVFAELGVDLSLSSAMPDMVGLRINEVIDLWYKASPWQGVSKQEAKQKMVSRVVKLVEETKPLLPGVEHALELCKSSGLKIALASASPDFMLERVLELFNIRHYFSAVVSADELPHSKPHPEVYLNAAKALNLDPIHCVSLEDSRNGMIACKGARMRSIVVPAATQFNDKQWGLADVKIASLNELTQLHLLG; this is translated from the coding sequence ATGTCTTTTAAATTCCCTATTGAAGCTGCTATTTTTGATATGGATGGTTTATTAATCGACTCTGAACCATTTTGGCAGCAAGCAGAACATGAGGTCTTTGCTGAATTAGGCGTCGATTTATCCCTTTCATCGGCAATGCCCGATATGGTTGGGTTAAGAATAAACGAAGTCATTGATTTATGGTATAAAGCCTCACCATGGCAAGGCGTTTCAAAACAAGAAGCAAAACAAAAAATGGTTTCTCGTGTTGTCAAACTGGTTGAAGAAACCAAGCCACTATTACCCGGTGTCGAACATGCTTTAGAACTTTGTAAATCATCAGGATTGAAAATTGCGTTAGCATCAGCCTCTCCTGATTTTATGCTTGAGCGTGTGCTTGAGTTGTTTAATATTCGCCATTATTTCTCAGCTGTCGTGTCTGCTGATGAATTACCTCACAGTAAGCCACATCCAGAAGTTTATCTAAATGCAGCCAAAGCACTCAATCTTGACCCAATCCACTGTGTTTCATTAGAAGATTCTCGTAATGGTATGATTGCCTGTAAAGGTGCAAGAATGCGCTCTATCGTTGTACCAGCAGCAACACAATTTAATGATAAGCAATGGGGTTTAGCTGATGTGAAAATTGCCTCTCTTAATGAGTTAACACAACTACATTTATTAGGTTAG
- the htpX gene encoding protease HtpX, whose product MMRIALFLLTNLAVMFVFGIILSLTGIQGRSVQGLMIMAGLFGFGGAFISLLMSKWMALRSVGGQVIENPTSEVERWLLDTVRRQSEQVGIKMPQVAIYDAPDINAFATGARRDASLVAVSTGLLASMSRDEAEAVIAHEISHVANGDMITMTLLQGVVNTFVIFISRIIAQFVANFISSDEESENSNGNPWVYMGVSMVLEIVFGILASIITMWFSRYREFHADAGSAKLVGREKMIAALQRLKTSYEPQEESSMMAFCINGRNKSFSELFLSHPPLDKRIEALRNGEYLK is encoded by the coding sequence ATGATGAGAATTGCGTTATTCCTTTTAACAAACTTAGCTGTAATGTTTGTTTTTGGGATCATCTTATCTTTAACAGGTATACAAGGTCGCAGTGTTCAAGGTTTGATGATCATGGCGGGTTTGTTTGGTTTTGGTGGTGCATTTATTTCACTGTTAATGTCAAAATGGATGGCATTACGTTCAGTGGGTGGTCAAGTTATCGAAAACCCAACTTCAGAAGTAGAGCGTTGGTTATTAGATACGGTAAGACGCCAATCTGAACAAGTCGGTATTAAAATGCCACAAGTGGCTATTTATGATGCACCTGATATCAATGCGTTTGCGACAGGCGCTCGTCGTGATGCTTCGCTGGTGGCTGTAAGTACAGGGTTATTAGCCAGTATGAGTCGTGATGAGGCAGAAGCGGTTATTGCTCACGAAATCAGCCACGTTGCTAATGGTGATATGATAACTATGACCTTGCTTCAGGGGGTTGTGAATACCTTCGTTATCTTTATTTCGCGTATCATTGCACAATTCGTTGCTAACTTTATTTCGAGTGATGAAGAGAGTGAAAATAGCAATGGTAACCCATGGGTTTATATGGGTGTTTCAATGGTACTGGAAATTGTGTTTGGTATTCTGGCGAGTATTATTACCATGTGGTTCTCTCGTTATCGTGAGTTCCATGCAGATGCAGGATCGGCAAAACTGGTTGGCCGTGAGAAGATGATTGCAGCATTACAACGTTTAAAAACGAGCTATGAGCCACAAGAAGAGAGCAGTATGATGGCTTTCTGTATTAATGGCCGTAATAAGTCATTCAGTGAATTATTTTTATCTCACCCACCATTAGATAAGCGTATTGAAGCACTGCGCAATGGTGAGTATCTAAAATAA
- a CDS encoding YniB family protein, whose translation MSYQYAGLYAISKRVLGWLIFIPAFISTTVSLIGLAAIQRPSGDGVNAVINDFFRVLAEMVQFNTPFLGFFWRNSPIPNTQMGLSQENITFFVIFLLMFVGLAFSASGLRIYRQVKYLKENIQDQLIIERAMKSGITAEELQQNIKLPRHTIFTQIMVLYLSPIIVMAIGYFLLKFLGW comes from the coding sequence ATGAGTTATCAATATGCAGGATTATATGCCATTTCAAAGCGCGTTCTTGGTTGGCTTATTTTTATTCCTGCCTTTATTTCTACAACAGTGTCGTTGATAGGATTGGCTGCAATCCAACGCCCAAGTGGTGATGGTGTAAATGCCGTGATCAATGATTTTTTTCGTGTGTTAGCGGAAATGGTACAATTTAATACACCATTTTTAGGCTTCTTCTGGCGAAATTCACCTATCCCTAATACACAAATGGGATTGAGTCAGGAAAACATCACTTTCTTTGTTATTTTTCTTCTTATGTTTGTTGGGTTGGCGTTTAGTGCATCGGGATTACGAATTTATCGCCAAGTTAAGTATTTAAAAGAAAATATACAAGATCAGCTTATCATTGAACGAGCGATGAAGAGTGGCATTACCGCAGAAGAGCTACAACAAAATATCAAATTACCACGACATACTATTTTCACTCAAATTATGGTGCTTTATCTATCACCAATTATTGTCATGGCAATTGGGTATTTCTTACTGAAATTTTTAGGGTGGTAA
- the proQ gene encoding RNA chaperone ProQ, with protein MENQPKLNSSKEIIAFLAERFPKCFIAEGEARPLKVGIFQDLVEALKDEAELSKTQLRSALRLYTSSWRYLYGVKEGAKRVDLDGNDCGELEAEHIEHARTQLAEAKARVQAQRAEQRAKKREAEGDKETSKRPAAKKPNNTRRQTPKEGEKRQPRPQKAAQAPRKAPRQNTEKLIPVTDTSVLTVGQSLKVNVGSSVMNATVLEIAKEGVRVQLPNGLAMNVRTEHLKF; from the coding sequence ATGGAAAATCAACCTAAGTTGAATAGTAGTAAAGAAATCATCGCTTTTTTAGCTGAACGTTTCCCTAAGTGTTTTATTGCTGAGGGCGAAGCTCGCCCTTTGAAAGTTGGCATTTTTCAAGATCTTGTTGAAGCTCTAAAAGATGAAGCTGAATTAAGCAAAACACAGTTACGTTCCGCATTACGCTTATATACCTCAAGTTGGCGCTACCTTTATGGAGTTAAAGAAGGGGCAAAACGTGTCGATTTGGATGGTAATGACTGCGGCGAACTGGAAGCTGAGCATATTGAACATGCTCGTACACAATTAGCAGAAGCCAAGGCGCGCGTTCAAGCTCAAAGAGCTGAACAACGTGCTAAAAAGCGCGAAGCTGAAGGTGATAAGGAGACCAGTAAACGTCCGGCAGCGAAAAAGCCAAATAATACGCGTCGTCAGACACCTAAAGAAGGTGAAAAACGGCAGCCTCGTCCTCAAAAAGCGGCTCAAGCTCCTCGTAAAGCACCACGCCAAAATACTGAAAAGTTAATTCCAGTAACAGACACATCAGTTCTTACTGTTGGTCAATCGCTGAAAGTTAACGTCGGTAGTAGCGTGATGAATGCGACAGTGCTAGAGATAGCAAAAGAGGGTGTACGTGTACAATTGCCTAACGGTTTGGCAATGAATGTACGCACGGAACATTTAAAGTTCTGA
- a CDS encoding GAF domain-containing protein produces the protein MPNSLFYQELTDNLSALLSGENDLIASLANTSALLFEKLDTINWVGFYLNDGDSLVLGPFQGKIACVRIGFGKGVCGTAYSENRILRVDDVHQFSGHIACDSASQSEIVLPLEVNGQIIGVLDIDSPIFNRFDKKDENGLKALCDVLCEHLKTCHTAKYCEFCVS, from the coding sequence ATGCCAAATTCGCTTTTTTATCAGGAACTCACTGATAATTTGTCAGCCTTGTTGTCTGGTGAAAATGATCTTATCGCATCACTTGCTAATACCAGCGCACTTCTTTTCGAGAAGTTAGATACGATAAATTGGGTTGGGTTTTATCTTAATGATGGTGATTCATTAGTTCTTGGTCCATTTCAAGGTAAAATTGCTTGTGTCAGGATAGGTTTTGGAAAAGGAGTTTGCGGAACTGCATACTCCGAAAACAGAATTTTAAGAGTGGATGACGTTCATCAATTTAGTGGACATATTGCTTGTGACAGTGCAAGTCAGTCTGAAATTGTTCTACCTCTAGAGGTGAATGGACAAATTATAGGCGTTCTCGATATTGATAGCCCTATTTTTAATCGTTTTGATAAAAAAGATGAAAATGGGCTTAAAGCGTTGTGTGACGTGCTCTGCGAGCATTTAAAAACTTGTCATACAGCAAAATATTGTGAATTTTGTGTAAGTTAA
- a CDS encoding L-cystine transporter, whose translation MNFPLIINVLVFVVLLLVLAKLSQRQWSLSKKVLVGLVFGVAFGLALHAFYDSHDPIIKESILWFNIVGNGYVQLLQMIIMPLVFASILSAVARLHQASSLGKISGLTIGTLLFTTAISALIGIVIANLFGLTAEGLVQGEQEAQRLIALEQNYMGKVSDLTMPQLILSFIPKNPFADLTGASSTSIISVVIFATFLGMAALKLLKEDQPRGEKVLVAIDCLQSWIMKLVRIVMMLTPYGVMALMTKVVASSNMHDIIQLGSFVVASYVAIGLMFVVHGLLVSFTGLNPVKFFKKAGPLLAFAFTSRSSAASIPLNIETQIKRVGVPESIASFSSSFGTTIGQNGCAGIYPAMLAVMVAPTVGINPLDPMWIATLVAIVTVSSAGVAGVGGGATFAALIVLPAMGLPVTLVALLISVEPLIDMGRTALNVSGSMTAGTITSQIMGQTDKAVFNQDEETELTVK comes from the coding sequence ATGAATTTTCCGTTAATCATTAACGTACTCGTCTTTGTTGTGTTATTACTCGTCTTGGCTAAATTAAGTCAACGTCAGTGGAGCCTTTCAAAGAAAGTTCTTGTTGGTTTAGTTTTTGGTGTTGCTTTTGGATTAGCGCTACACGCATTCTATGACTCACACGATCCTATTATTAAAGAATCTATTCTTTGGTTTAATATCGTGGGTAATGGTTATGTTCAGCTATTACAAATGATCATTATGCCATTAGTATTTGCCTCTATTCTTAGTGCTGTTGCTCGTTTGCATCAAGCATCTTCACTAGGAAAAATCAGTGGGTTAACTATTGGTACTTTATTATTTACCACTGCCATTTCTGCATTAATTGGTATTGTGATCGCCAATTTATTTGGTTTAACCGCAGAAGGCTTAGTACAAGGCGAACAAGAAGCACAACGCTTAATTGCACTTGAACAAAATTATATGGGTAAAGTTTCTGACTTAACCATGCCTCAGCTTATTTTGTCGTTTATTCCTAAAAACCCATTTGCTGACTTAACAGGTGCAAGCTCAACATCGATTATTAGCGTTGTTATCTTTGCTACTTTCTTAGGTATGGCTGCGCTGAAATTACTCAAAGAAGACCAGCCTCGTGGCGAAAAAGTCTTAGTTGCGATTGATTGCTTACAATCATGGATCATGAAGCTAGTTCGTATTGTTATGATGTTAACTCCTTATGGTGTTATGGCGCTGATGACTAAAGTTGTAGCCAGCTCAAATATGCACGACATCATTCAATTAGGAAGCTTTGTTGTTGCCTCTTATGTTGCTATTGGCTTAATGTTTGTGGTTCATGGATTACTCGTTAGTTTTACAGGCTTAAACCCAGTTAAATTCTTCAAAAAAGCGGGCCCATTATTAGCATTTGCATTTACTAGCCGTTCAAGTGCAGCAAGTATCCCGTTAAATATTGAAACACAAATCAAACGTGTAGGTGTGCCAGAATCTATCGCGAGCTTCTCATCATCTTTTGGTACAACGATTGGCCAAAATGGTTGCGCAGGTATCTACCCTGCAATGCTCGCTGTTATGGTTGCACCAACCGTAGGTATTAACCCATTAGATCCAATGTGGATTGCCACTTTAGTTGCTATCGTAACCGTCAGCTCTGCAGGTGTTGCGGGCGTTGGTGGTGGTGCCACATTTGCAGCTCTTATCGTTCTGCCTGCAATGGGTTTACCTGTAACATTAGTTGCCCTATTAATCTCTGTAGAGCCATTAATTGATATGGGACGTACCGCATTAAACGTCAGTGGCTCAATGACAGCAGGTACAATCACCAGCCAAATTATGGGACAAACGGATAAAGCAGTCTTCAATCAAGATGAAGAAACAGAACTTACAGTAAAATAA
- a CDS encoding OprD family outer membrane porin produces the protein MKVKRIVLFMLSPCFLAVSAANAGNWEDSIKESAFVSDSELELSTINMWKYLKTENRFDKNEQRYRKQVANAWGQNFQADFRSGYLGGILGFDVSYYGGIKLGASKDFASRAILYNDDGDAKGYNKIGQRFAKVKFDLDPVLINGKAGWFTLKNTGIFTNSQRLSLNSYNGYATNTAMGDWSLDLLFLDGKIMRRDSPNIDRMYFSDGNGNRHNIDHVLTGGINYNSKPLKVFYFYGQADDVFRQQGLEAKYKLTSDVTIGGVVYYHDYGSDGKRTVSDANKGKRNFDNDAWHFAGTMEWRIPESPWTLRTGVTYTDAEKANGVGQFARNPIGNTRGRFNSPAYADIDYVRDGEVMGALEAEYRISKELSVGARTNYSEFSYSGERLKQGQFGLFSYWKPTKNLSVSLSGGIGWHHQQENDYTTPKLYDGHSQRAHSLSGSMTTTYRFKM, from the coding sequence ATGAAAGTAAAAAGAATAGTATTGTTTATGTTGTCCCCTTGTTTTTTAGCTGTTAGCGCCGCCAATGCTGGAAATTGGGAAGATTCTATTAAAGAGAGCGCATTTGTTTCCGACTCTGAACTTGAGCTTTCTACAATTAATATGTGGAAATACCTAAAGACAGAAAACCGTTTCGATAAAAATGAACAACGTTATAGAAAACAAGTTGCTAATGCTTGGGGTCAAAACTTTCAAGCAGATTTCAGATCTGGTTATTTAGGTGGCATCCTCGGATTTGATGTCTCTTATTATGGTGGTATCAAATTAGGTGCAAGTAAAGACTTCGCCTCCCGTGCAATTTTATATAATGATGATGGCGATGCAAAAGGCTATAACAAAATTGGTCAACGCTTCGCAAAAGTTAAATTTGATTTAGATCCTGTTTTAATTAACGGTAAAGCAGGTTGGTTTACGCTGAAAAATACGGGTATTTTTACTAACTCACAGCGCTTATCATTAAACAGCTATAATGGCTATGCTACCAACACAGCAATGGGTGATTGGAGCTTAGATTTACTGTTTCTTGACGGTAAAATAATGCGTCGTGATAGCCCAAATATCGACAGAATGTATTTCAGTGATGGTAATGGTAACAGACACAACATCGATCATGTATTAACTGGTGGAATTAACTATAACTCCAAACCGTTAAAAGTATTTTATTTCTATGGCCAGGCGGATGATGTATTCCGTCAACAAGGCTTAGAAGCAAAATATAAATTAACCTCAGACGTGACTATTGGTGGTGTTGTTTATTATCACGATTATGGTAGTGATGGTAAACGTACAGTAAGTGATGCCAATAAAGGTAAGCGTAACTTTGATAATGATGCATGGCACTTTGCAGGTACGATGGAATGGCGAATTCCTGAGTCACCATGGACATTGCGTACTGGTGTGACTTATACCGATGCTGAGAAAGCAAATGGTGTTGGTCAATTTGCACGTAATCCAATTGGTAATACTCGTGGACGCTTTAACTCACCAGCTTACGCTGATATTGACTATGTACGTGATGGTGAGGTTATGGGTGCGTTGGAAGCCGAGTACAGAATTAGTAAAGAGCTGTCAGTTGGTGCACGTACTAACTATAGTGAGTTCAGTTATTCAGGTGAAAGATTAAAACAAGGACAGTTTGGTTTATTTAGCTATTGGAAACCAACAAAAAATCTTTCTGTTTCTTTAAGTGGTGGTATCGGTTGGCACCACCAGCAAGAAAACGATTACACCACACCAAAACTGTATGATGGTCATTCACAACGAGCACATTCATTATCAGGCTCTATGACAACCACATATCGTTTTAAAATGTAA
- a CDS encoding metal-dependent hydrolase — MTAEGHLLFSVATLVLAQKLEITPALAHGDWFHMIPAVLLGSLLPDLDHPGSILGRLFRVISLPLSKLCGHRGFTHSLLAFCGLAILWETQVSPRWEISADIFHALLLGYLSHLIADMLTPAGVPFLWPLKMRFALPILGKKNNKKGERFISVLILVGALFLPPHLTVTLPSQVNNWLQMYHDKRTNF, encoded by the coding sequence ATGACCGCAGAAGGACATTTACTTTTTTCTGTTGCAACACTTGTGTTAGCACAGAAACTTGAAATAACGCCAGCTCTTGCTCATGGTGATTGGTTTCACATGATCCCTGCTGTCTTATTAGGCTCACTTTTACCAGACTTAGATCATCCAGGCTCTATCCTTGGGCGATTGTTCCGTGTTATTTCTCTTCCCTTATCAAAACTTTGCGGCCACCGAGGTTTCACTCATAGCCTACTCGCATTTTGTGGTTTAGCGATTTTATGGGAAACCCAAGTTTCACCACGCTGGGAAATTTCAGCCGATATCTTTCATGCTCTTTTACTTGGTTATCTTAGCCATCTCATTGCCGACATGTTAACCCCAGCAGGTGTTCCTTTCCTATGGCCTCTAAAAATGCGCTTTGCGCTACCTATTTTAGGTAAAAAAAATAATAAAAAAGGTGAACGTTTTATCTCCGTCCTTATTCTTGTAGGCGCACTTTTTTTGCCACCACACCTTACTGTTACATTGCCTTCGCAAGTCAATAACTGGTTACAGATGTACCACGACAAGCGCACTAATTTTTAA
- a CDS encoding fructosamine kinase family protein, giving the protein MWQNIGRLLESNLGFSAKINEKTHLSSGDIHHTWKIYYGDTPVFVKSNLREFLPNFKNEAEQLEMLAKSQTIRTPRVLGIGNSKDASFLLLEFLPVQPFTPHSAYCFGQQLARLHQWEDQPSYGFDFDTQIDTTPQLNGWEKRWNHFYSEKRIGFQLQLASEKGMVFGDIDEITQIIHHRLADHNPQPSLLHGNLWPKNCAAIGQSEGTVFDPACYWGDRECDIAMLPLCTAVPANIFDGYQSVWPLSEKFLLRQPIYQLYFFLNRCNLFGGEEDYLEARKIIDDLLATP; this is encoded by the coding sequence ATGTGGCAGAATATAGGTCGTTTACTGGAATCAAACTTAGGATTTTCAGCAAAGATAAACGAAAAAACTCACCTTTCTAGTGGCGATATTCACCATACATGGAAAATTTATTATGGTGATACACCCGTCTTTGTAAAATCTAACTTACGTGAGTTTCTGCCTAATTTTAAAAATGAAGCAGAACAACTTGAAATGCTGGCAAAAAGCCAAACAATTCGTACTCCTCGCGTTCTTGGCATTGGTAATAGCAAAGATGCCAGCTTCTTACTCCTTGAATTCTTACCTGTTCAACCTTTTACACCACATAGTGCCTATTGCTTTGGTCAACAATTAGCAAGACTACACCAATGGGAAGATCAACCTAGTTATGGTTTTGATTTTGATACCCAAATCGACACAACTCCCCAACTAAATGGCTGGGAAAAACGCTGGAACCACTTTTATTCTGAAAAACGGATTGGTTTTCAACTGCAATTGGCATCAGAAAAAGGGATGGTCTTTGGTGATATCGATGAGATAACCCAAATTATTCATCATCGTCTAGCTGATCATAATCCACAACCGTCTTTGCTTCATGGCAACTTATGGCCTAAAAACTGCGCAGCAATTGGCCAATCTGAAGGGACAGTTTTTGATCCTGCCTGCTATTGGGGAGATAGAGAATGTGATATAGCGATGCTACCACTTTGTACTGCAGTACCCGCTAATATTTTCGATGGTTATCAGAGTGTTTGGCCGTTATCTGAAAAATTTTTATTACGTCAGCCCATTTATCAACTCTATTTTTTCCTCAACCGTTGTAATTTATTTGGTGGTGAAGAAGATTACTTAGAAGCGCGAAAAATTATTGATGATTTATTAGCTACTCCCTGA